The following are from one region of the Thermoproteus uzoniensis 768-20 genome:
- the alaS gene encoding alanine--tRNA ligase, with translation MLSTKLFEVGRFHRKQCPLCRSYFWTKRADQIYCGDQPCVPYGFIGNSPIRVAVDSIRDLRERFLSFFERRGHTRIKRYPVVARWRDDVFLVGASIYDFQPWVTSGAVPPPANPLTISQPSIRLTDVDKVGRSGRHLTGFEMMAHHAFNYPDKYVYWIGETTEYAYEFFTKELGIAEDEVTFKESVWEGGGNAGESFEVLVRGLEVATLVFMHYEVKDGKYVELPLKIVDTGYGLERIYWMAKGSPTVYDAVFGPFLSAARQRLGVPEPPADLLGKASVFFGQMDPEVLGLEKAYDEVAKRIGVSPQEFRDVMRPQEALYVLADHSRTVSWMVADGVVPSNTGAGYLARLLIRRALRGLWLAGIEAPLVELFDLHLKYLKEDYPEVWESRDVILELIDLEEKKYKEVLKAAPSLVKKALEKAGRRALSAEDLVELYDSFGVPPEVARDAARKLGADAEVPDDFYSRLAARHQARKAGGGEAAKVPIELAKVADLPRTRELFYEDPYRRSARSKVLRVIDGRYVVLDATVFYPEGGGQPADRGVLRHSGGEAKVVDVQRLGNVIIHVIEGPAPREGEEVYGEIDWDRRISLMRMHTGTHVLIQSIRRVLGKHIWQAGAQKDVPYSRLDVTHYKLPTEKEIAEIERLANQVVMSNLPVKALIMPRNEAEAKFGFIIYQGGVVPAREIRILRIGPEDSPYDVQACGGTHLSSTGEIGPIKIVRVERIADGVIRFIFTTGKYAVDYIQKMEADLSAVAKALGSGKEDVPAQLAKYLDKAADLERRYKKLAASYAELLAERLRVEGLPKADLAYLELDDEDLAKAVAAHATSKNPRLLLVVRRGDKLELYSGREIDVGPIAAELRKHGFKGGGSKTFAQGVYQGDVEAILKALRNLLG, from the coding sequence GTGCTTTCCACCAAGCTCTTCGAGGTGGGCCGTTTCCACAGGAAGCAGTGTCCCCTATGTAGGTCGTACTTCTGGACGAAGAGGGCGGACCAGATATACTGCGGGGACCAGCCCTGCGTCCCCTACGGCTTTATAGGCAACTCGCCCATAAGAGTCGCAGTCGACAGTATAAGGGATTTGAGGGAGCGGTTCTTGTCGTTTTTCGAGAGGCGGGGACATACGCGGATAAAGAGGTATCCCGTAGTTGCGCGGTGGAGGGACGACGTCTTCCTAGTAGGCGCGTCGATATACGACTTCCAGCCTTGGGTCACCAGCGGCGCGGTGCCGCCCCCCGCCAATCCCCTGACCATCTCGCAGCCGTCCATAAGGCTGACCGACGTGGACAAGGTGGGGAGGAGCGGGAGGCACCTCACGGGCTTTGAGATGATGGCGCACCACGCCTTCAACTACCCCGACAAATACGTCTACTGGATCGGCGAGACCACCGAGTACGCCTACGAGTTCTTCACCAAGGAGCTGGGCATAGCTGAGGACGAGGTGACGTTTAAGGAATCGGTGTGGGAGGGCGGAGGGAACGCGGGGGAGTCGTTCGAGGTTCTCGTGAGAGGCCTCGAGGTAGCTACGTTGGTGTTCATGCACTACGAGGTGAAGGACGGGAAGTACGTGGAGCTCCCGCTGAAGATAGTGGACACCGGCTACGGCCTCGAGCGCATATACTGGATGGCGAAGGGATCCCCGACGGTGTACGACGCAGTCTTCGGGCCGTTCCTCTCGGCGGCTAGGCAGAGGCTGGGCGTGCCGGAGCCGCCCGCCGACCTCCTCGGCAAGGCGTCGGTCTTCTTCGGCCAGATGGACCCCGAGGTGCTCGGCCTCGAGAAGGCCTACGACGAGGTGGCCAAAAGGATAGGCGTCTCCCCGCAGGAGTTCCGCGACGTCATGAGGCCCCAGGAGGCGCTCTACGTGCTCGCGGACCACAGCAGGACCGTCTCCTGGATGGTGGCCGACGGCGTGGTGCCCTCCAACACAGGCGCCGGCTACCTCGCCAGGCTCCTCATACGCAGAGCGCTCCGCGGGCTTTGGCTGGCCGGAATAGAGGCCCCCCTAGTGGAGCTGTTCGACCTCCATCTGAAGTACCTCAAGGAGGACTACCCCGAGGTCTGGGAGAGCCGCGACGTGATTCTGGAGCTGATAGATCTGGAGGAGAAGAAGTACAAGGAGGTCTTGAAGGCCGCCCCGTCGCTGGTGAAGAAAGCCTTGGAGAAGGCGGGGCGGAGGGCCCTAAGCGCCGAGGATCTGGTGGAGCTCTACGACAGCTTCGGCGTGCCGCCGGAGGTGGCGAGGGACGCCGCAAGGAAGCTCGGCGCAGACGCCGAGGTCCCCGACGACTTCTACTCGCGGCTCGCGGCGCGGCACCAGGCTAGGAAGGCCGGAGGCGGGGAGGCGGCGAAGGTGCCCATAGAGCTGGCCAAGGTGGCCGATCTGCCCAGGACGAGGGAGCTGTTCTACGAGGATCCCTACAGGCGCTCGGCGAGGTCTAAGGTCTTGAGGGTGATAGACGGGAGGTACGTGGTGCTCGACGCAACGGTGTTCTACCCGGAGGGCGGAGGCCAGCCCGCCGATAGAGGCGTCTTGAGGCACAGCGGGGGCGAGGCCAAGGTCGTCGACGTCCAGAGGCTGGGCAACGTCATAATCCACGTCATAGAGGGGCCGGCGCCTAGAGAGGGGGAGGAGGTCTACGGCGAGATAGACTGGGACCGCCGCATATCCCTCATGAGGATGCACACGGGGACCCACGTGTTGATACAGAGCATAAGGAGAGTCCTCGGGAAGCATATATGGCAGGCGGGCGCCCAGAAGGACGTGCCCTACAGCCGCCTCGACGTGACCCACTACAAGTTGCCGACGGAGAAGGAGATAGCCGAAATAGAGAGGCTCGCCAACCAGGTGGTCATGTCTAACCTGCCCGTCAAGGCGTTGATAATGCCGAGGAACGAGGCCGAGGCCAAGTTCGGCTTCATAATATATCAAGGCGGCGTCGTCCCCGCGAGGGAGATAAGGATCTTGAGGATAGGGCCCGAGGACAGCCCCTACGACGTCCAGGCATGCGGCGGGACCCATCTGTCGAGCACCGGCGAGATAGGGCCGATAAAGATAGTCCGCGTGGAGCGCATAGCCGACGGCGTCATCCGCTTCATCTTCACGACGGGCAAATACGCCGTGGACTACATACAGAAGATGGAGGCAGACCTCTCGGCGGTCGCCAAGGCGCTGGGCTCCGGCAAGGAGGACGTCCCGGCTCAGTTGGCCAAATATCTGGACAAGGCGGCCGACCTCGAGAGGAGGTACAAGAAGCTCGCCGCGTCGTATGCGGAGCTGTTGGCCGAGAGGCTACGCGTGGAGGGCTTGCCGAAGGCCGACCTAGCCTACCTAGAGCTCGACGACGAGGATCTGGCGAAGGCCGTCGCGGCCCACGCCACTTCGAAGAACCCGCGCCTGTTGCTTGTCGTGAGGAGAGGCGACAAGCTGGAGCTCTACAGCGGCAGGGAGATCGACGTGGGCCCCATAGCCGCGGAGCTGAGGAAGCACGGATTCAAGGGAGGCGGCTCCAAGACCTTCGCCCAAGGCGTCTACCAAGGCGACGTGGAGGCCATACTTAAAGCCCTCAGGAATTTGTTGGGCTGA
- a CDS encoding nascent polypeptide-associated complex protein: protein MFSLNPRELERYLKRMGIKMEEVDAAYVEIGLRNGDVLRIEGPAVALLRLPNKILVYQVQAQESSVKTQKRQVQQQTAGGYTPTDEDISLVMEQTGATREEAEQALKETKGDLVQAVMLLMQRKKAGSQA from the coding sequence ATGTTCTCGCTAAACCCCAGAGAGCTGGAGCGCTACTTGAAGAGGATGGGGATAAAGATGGAGGAGGTCGACGCCGCCTATGTGGAGATAGGCCTCAGGAACGGCGACGTGTTGCGCATAGAGGGGCCCGCCGTCGCCTTGTTGAGGCTCCCCAACAAGATCCTGGTCTATCAGGTACAGGCCCAGGAAAGCTCCGTCAAGACCCAGAAGAGGCAAGTCCAGCAACAGACTGCCGGCGGCTACACGCCGACGGACGAGGACATCAGCCTGGTGATGGAGCAGACTGGCGCCACGAGGGAGGAGGCGGAGCAGGCGCTGAAGGAGACGAAGGGCGATCTTGTACAGGCCGTGATGCTGTTGATGCAGAGGAAGAAAGCGGGGAGCCAAGCTTAG
- a CDS encoding 50S ribosomal protein L16, with protein MPVRPARCYRRIKGPPYTRLDYIHGAPYVQIPKFDMGNTSPSAREGFTMVARLVVEARGQIRAQALEAARQMAYKYLSVKVGDANYYFRLEVYPHHVLRENKMLAMAGADRLQEGMRLNFGSPAGRAARVERGQVLMTIEFKPEHLPHIKEALRRAASKLPLPTRLIVEPKNGDKKAAS; from the coding sequence ATGCCAGTACGCCCTGCTAGATGCTACAGGAGGATTAAGGGGCCTCCCTACACGAGGCTCGACTACATACACGGGGCCCCCTACGTGCAGATACCCAAGTTCGACATGGGGAACACGTCGCCGTCGGCCAGAGAGGGCTTCACCATGGTGGCTAGGCTGGTCGTGGAGGCGCGGGGCCAGATCAGGGCGCAGGCGCTGGAGGCGGCACGCCAGATGGCGTATAAGTACCTCTCCGTGAAGGTCGGCGACGCCAACTACTACTTCCGCCTCGAGGTCTACCCCCACCACGTGCTTAGGGAGAACAAGATGTTGGCCATGGCAGGCGCCGACCGCCTCCAGGAGGGCATGAGGCTGAACTTCGGCTCGCCCGCCGGCAGGGCGGCCAGAGTGGAGAGGGGCCAGGTCCTCATGACCATAGAGTTCAAGCCGGAGCACCTGCCGCATATCAAGGAGGCGTTGAGGAGAGCCGCGTCGAAACTACCGCTTCCCACAAGGCTGATCGTCGAGCCCAAAAATGGAGATAAAAAAGCTGCATCGTGA
- a CDS encoding DUF2192 domain-containing protein, producing the protein MEIKKLHRERVEAALEVLEKALRGEVASRLELVEALREAYKKRGVEPLRGFSTESIFDKELATVHIVGVYGAGVIAPGDLDNLFYIENKAHAVLDIVKNITEVVTDEIKGNIKRSVADIKGKDLEDKIFRFLRYAFTGTVLGIFAEPLFVKAVRTAEAVYPDLEEKFVRYMAFYTAYKVAELIATDAIRSPNDLKIYKYSYCLQLGFQKCKPSDKLIKEVAVNVYKVEKAKVNRLIAGKGIIPKVS; encoded by the coding sequence ATGGAGATAAAAAAGCTGCATCGTGAAAGGGTAGAGGCGGCTCTGGAGGTCCTCGAGAAGGCGCTGAGGGGCGAGGTAGCCTCCAGGCTGGAGCTCGTCGAGGCCCTCAGAGAGGCCTACAAGAAGCGCGGTGTGGAGCCGTTGAGGGGCTTCTCCACAGAGTCCATATTCGACAAGGAGCTCGCCACCGTCCACATAGTCGGCGTCTACGGCGCCGGCGTCATTGCGCCCGGCGATCTGGACAACCTCTTCTATATAGAAAACAAGGCCCACGCAGTCCTCGACATAGTCAAGAACATAACGGAGGTCGTGACCGACGAGATTAAGGGAAATATAAAGAGGTCTGTCGCGGACATAAAGGGCAAGGATCTGGAGGACAAGATCTTCCGCTTTTTGAGGTATGCGTTCACCGGCACTGTCTTGGGAATCTTCGCCGAGCCTCTCTTCGTGAAGGCCGTCAGGACGGCGGAGGCTGTGTACCCCGATCTTGAGGAGAAATTCGTGAGGTATATGGCGTTTTACACCGCGTATAAAGTCGCCGAGCTCATAGCGACAGACGCCATAAGGAGCCCCAACGACCTCAAGATATACAAGTACAGCTACTGCCTACAGCTCGGCTTCCAGAAGTGCAAGCCCTCCGACAAGCTGATAAAGGAGGTGGCCGTCAACGTCTACAAGGTCGAGAAGGCCAAGGTGAACAGGCTAATCGCGGGGAAAGGGATAATACCCAAGGTCTCCTAG
- a CDS encoding alpha/beta hydrolase family protein: MKAIAYHGRGSSPEKIDWLIEPLRGLGYEVVAPAIRDVADAYEIGLSSLPVDVAAGHSMGGTAALLLAARNPGKVGCVVSVAGPVDRRLQLQWLESKGDKFSKRLAHELAALGSQLDETSPSRYIGQGMPPVLYIRGDRDDVVPRAHIDILVGLADKFGFHVDVVEIAGMGHTPKTDEEKEKIARVIANFVEKCARRP, from the coding sequence ATGAAGGCGATCGCGTACCACGGCAGGGGCAGTTCCCCCGAGAAGATAGACTGGCTTATTGAACCTCTGAGGGGGCTCGGCTACGAAGTGGTGGCCCCCGCCATTAGGGACGTTGCGGACGCCTACGAGATAGGCCTCTCGTCGTTGCCCGTGGACGTCGCGGCTGGCCACAGCATGGGCGGGACCGCCGCTCTCCTCCTCGCCGCGAGGAACCCGGGGAAGGTGGGCTGCGTCGTGTCTGTCGCTGGGCCCGTCGACAGGAGGCTCCAGTTGCAGTGGCTCGAGAGCAAGGGCGACAAGTTCTCTAAGAGGCTTGCCCACGAGCTGGCGGCGTTGGGCTCCCAGCTCGACGAGACGTCGCCGTCGCGCTATATAGGCCAGGGCATGCCGCCGGTGCTCTACATAAGGGGCGATAGAGACGACGTGGTGCCGAGGGCCCATATAGATATCTTGGTAGGCCTCGCCGACAAGTTCGGCTTCCACGTAGACGTGGTGGAGATCGCGGGCATGGGCCACACGCCGAAGACAGACGAGGAGAAGGAGAAGATAGCCAGAGTCATCGCCAACTTTGTCGAGAAGTGCGCGAGGAGGCCCTAG
- a CDS encoding proteasome assembly chaperone family protein: protein MKLEFKISALPRDRRTSLLLACPEPSLAGVIAVEYIIDLLKMEEIGAIRIPELPPVVAVVNGAAKLPHRIFYSKDSGLLAIRQHMPVPPQIYAEFVGKVLDWAEENKVRDVVCLSATAAVGEGDSVYFVTEEHLVERFQSYGLVPLKEATVAGLEGAFLDAVLGRSIDGVLILAESKLLTAVKRLVESGKIGSHRDVMLILNDLVGRVGPDVAAALKLIDAVSKITGVQIDTSKLQEHAQKYAFLVEKNIEALMQPAQQKREIPLMI, encoded by the coding sequence ATGAAGCTGGAGTTCAAGATAAGCGCCTTGCCGAGGGACAGGAGGACCAGCCTGCTCTTGGCCTGCCCCGAGCCCTCTCTGGCCGGGGTGATAGCCGTCGAGTACATAATCGACCTCCTCAAGATGGAGGAGATCGGCGCCATAAGGATACCGGAGTTGCCGCCCGTCGTGGCTGTGGTCAACGGCGCCGCCAAGCTACCCCACAGGATATTCTACAGCAAGGACTCCGGCCTGCTCGCCATAAGGCAACACATGCCGGTGCCGCCCCAGATATACGCCGAGTTCGTGGGGAAGGTCTTGGACTGGGCCGAGGAGAACAAGGTGCGGGACGTCGTGTGCCTCTCCGCCACAGCCGCCGTGGGCGAAGGCGACTCCGTCTACTTCGTCACGGAGGAGCACCTCGTGGAGAGGTTCCAGTCCTACGGCCTCGTGCCGCTCAAGGAGGCCACCGTGGCCGGACTCGAGGGGGCGTTCCTCGACGCCGTTCTGGGCCGCTCCATAGACGGCGTGTTGATACTGGCCGAGTCCAAGCTCCTCACGGCGGTCAAGAGGCTCGTTGAGAGCGGCAAGATAGGCAGCCATAGGGACGTAATGCTCATACTCAACGACCTCGTGGGCAGGGTAGGTCCCGACGTGGCGGCGGCCCTCAAGCTCATAGATGCGGTGAGCAAGATAACCGGCGTGCAGATAGACACCTCCAAGCTACAGGAACACGCCCAGAAATACGCGTTCCTCGTCGAGAAGAACATAGAGGCCTTGATGCAACCGGCCCAGCAGAAGCGGGAGATACCCCTAATGATATAG
- a CDS encoding amino acid ABC transporter substrate-binding protein has translation MIGTPAAISGRYSTEGQYILWGAMAAVNWINDHGGINCGGKMVKVRLIYRDSQSNAQLAASIAESLITQDHVNFLLSPYGSDLAIAVSPVAEKYGVLMAVVGASSDRIFQQGFKYVIGVASPASHYFWSVLDMVRSIDPSAKTVAILYSDDEFDRYVASGAKTHAQQLGFQVVVYDPYPPTTQDVTSQVLDVKNAHPDIILVAAHYADGQLVTQTLYQQNVTAKLIALTVAPLVPDYYKALGTLAECIVGPSHWEPGVNYSPELAKQKGIDWFGPTRDEFINYFEQVAKQMSGKTVEPGYEAGWAAEGVLVLLYGVQKAGSVDPNLVRQALANSDFMTFFGEFKMNATNGLNVAHSMVVTQWQGGQRVVIWPSSAAQSKPFYPSLTWSQKAAGQLCKP, from the coding sequence GTGATAGGCACGCCCGCAGCAATAAGCGGGAGGTACTCCACCGAGGGTCAATACATCTTGTGGGGGGCTATGGCCGCCGTGAATTGGATTAACGATCATGGAGGCATAAACTGCGGCGGCAAGATGGTCAAGGTCCGCCTTATATATAGGGATAGCCAATCCAACGCGCAACTAGCGGCGAGCATAGCCGAGAGCCTCATAACCCAAGATCACGTGAACTTCTTATTGAGCCCCTATGGGTCCGATCTAGCCATCGCGGTGTCGCCAGTGGCCGAGAAATACGGCGTGTTGATGGCCGTGGTGGGCGCCTCCTCCGACCGTATATTCCAGCAAGGCTTTAAATATGTAATAGGTGTAGCCTCCCCAGCGAGCCATTATTTCTGGTCCGTCCTAGATATGGTCAGATCCATAGATCCGTCCGCCAAGACCGTGGCGATACTCTACAGCGACGATGAGTTCGACCGCTACGTCGCTTCTGGCGCTAAAACGCATGCGCAACAGCTAGGCTTCCAGGTAGTGGTCTACGATCCGTATCCGCCGACGACCCAAGACGTGACCTCTCAGGTACTGGACGTAAAGAACGCCCATCCGGACATAATACTAGTCGCCGCCCACTACGCGGACGGACAGCTAGTTACGCAGACACTTTACCAACAGAACGTGACAGCTAAACTAATCGCCCTGACCGTAGCTCCGCTGGTGCCGGACTACTACAAGGCCCTCGGGACTTTGGCCGAATGTATAGTGGGGCCGTCCCACTGGGAGCCCGGCGTAAATTACAGCCCCGAACTGGCTAAACAGAAGGGCATTGATTGGTTTGGCCCAACTCGCGACGAGTTCATCAACTACTTCGAGCAAGTGGCGAAGCAGATGTCGGGCAAGACAGTTGAACCCGGCTACGAGGCGGGGTGGGCCGCCGAGGGCGTATTGGTGCTCCTCTACGGCGTGCAGAAGGCGGGCAGCGTGGATCCTAACCTAGTGAGGCAAGCCCTCGCCAATTCCGACTTTATGACTTTCTTCGGCGAATTTAAGATGAACGCCACGAACGGCCTCAATGTGGCCCACTCAATGGTAGTGACACAGTGGCAGGGCGGCCAGAGAGTGGTCATATGGCCCTCGTCGGCAGCGCAGAGCAAGCCGTTTTACCCATCCCTGACTTGGAGCCAAAAAGCCGCCGGCCAGCTCTGCAAACCCTGA
- a CDS encoding branched-chain amino acid ABC transporter permease, with product MIDLIPYFLNGLIVGSIYGLIAIGLSFIFGILRIINVAHGSFVMLGAYTAYFFFVLWAYPPLLSIFAGLFFGMLMGLALYYAIIKPLSKIGELHVLVALFALGSLIAEIARIVWGPDVVGFTWNVGSVAVSGYVIQFSQLAGAAAALSIALLLQLMLYRTNFGRSIRAVVQDPVGAQMVGIDVDRVFALSTAIGIGLTTAGGVLLTLFIPVGINPYMGDPYTLMAFVIAVMGGLESTMGAYIAGLIFGEILSLGYPLFSRLGFAGPYQMSLFIGFVILILFLLFRPTGLFRS from the coding sequence ATGATCGACCTAATCCCCTATTTTTTGAACGGCTTAATAGTCGGATCGATCTACGGATTGATAGCCATAGGGCTCAGCTTCATATTCGGCATATTAAGGATAATAAACGTGGCCCACGGCTCCTTCGTCATGTTGGGGGCCTACACGGCCTACTTCTTCTTCGTGCTATGGGCCTATCCCCCTCTGCTGTCGATATTCGCAGGTCTCTTCTTCGGCATGTTGATGGGCCTTGCATTGTACTACGCCATAATAAAGCCCCTCAGCAAAATCGGCGAGCTACACGTCTTGGTGGCGCTCTTCGCGTTGGGCTCCCTCATAGCAGAGATCGCGCGCATAGTGTGGGGACCTGACGTGGTGGGCTTCACCTGGAACGTGGGGTCGGTGGCCGTCTCGGGCTACGTCATACAGTTCTCCCAGCTCGCCGGCGCGGCGGCTGCGCTGTCTATAGCGCTTCTCCTCCAGCTGATGCTCTATAGGACAAACTTCGGCAGATCTATAAGGGCTGTCGTGCAGGATCCGGTAGGGGCGCAGATGGTGGGCATAGACGTAGATAGGGTATTTGCCTTGAGCACGGCTATCGGCATAGGCTTGACGACGGCCGGCGGGGTGTTATTGACGCTGTTTATACCTGTCGGCATAAATCCCTACATGGGCGATCCCTATACCCTAATGGCGTTCGTGATAGCCGTCATGGGCGGCCTAGAGTCCACTATGGGCGCCTACATAGCCGGCCTTATATTCGGCGAGATACTGTCGTTGGGATACCCGCTTTTCAGCAGATTGGGTTTCGCCGGACCGTACCAGATGTCTCTGTTTATAGGATTCGTCATATTGATACTGTTCCTATTGTTCAGACCCACAGGTCTTTTCAGATCATGA
- a CDS encoding branched-chain amino acid ABC transporter permease gives MKPYLPLATYSSLLVLAFIKPDMSQTIATIAFYMALGQAVNIFVGLTGYVNFGYAAFLAMGAYGLGVAIAYMPQLGVWTLPVGLLLGMALAGGLALAIGAVALRLRSAYFAIATIGINEALKDLIIGAGIWGGSSGLVLGYNMFQEYGRDTALFLSTVGSTVLILATGFLAVVATYLLQSKEAGYALAAIRQDEDAAKVMGINPTKYKLLAFTLSSIFSALLGSAVFPLAATQVFPDTAFKVDYILDGLAVMFLGGAGTVTGAIAGGLLYVPLRLFVGQFFPNYQSLVTPLLVLLLVLFAPRGIIGELRTRLPLKLRDWVP, from the coding sequence ATGAAGCCCTATCTGCCGCTGGCCACATATTCTTCCTTGCTCGTCTTAGCCTTCATAAAGCCAGACATGTCGCAGACGATAGCGACTATAGCCTTCTACATGGCGCTGGGCCAGGCGGTCAACATCTTCGTCGGGCTTACGGGCTACGTCAACTTCGGCTACGCCGCCTTTCTGGCTATGGGGGCGTACGGGCTAGGGGTAGCTATAGCCTATATGCCCCAGCTCGGCGTATGGACCCTGCCGGTGGGGCTACTCCTAGGGATGGCGCTCGCGGGAGGGCTGGCGCTGGCCATAGGAGCAGTCGCGTTGAGGTTAAGAAGCGCCTATTTCGCCATAGCGACTATAGGAATAAACGAGGCGTTGAAGGACCTAATAATAGGGGCAGGGATATGGGGCGGTAGCTCTGGCTTGGTCCTCGGCTACAACATGTTTCAGGAATATGGCCGCGACACGGCACTGTTCCTCTCGACGGTGGGCTCCACCGTATTGATACTCGCCACCGGCTTCCTGGCCGTGGTAGCCACCTATCTGCTCCAAAGCAAAGAGGCGGGATATGCGCTCGCCGCAATTAGGCAAGACGAAGACGCGGCGAAGGTCATGGGCATAAACCCGACAAAGTACAAACTCCTCGCGTTTACGCTCAGCTCTATATTCTCAGCTCTATTAGGATCCGCCGTTTTTCCGCTGGCGGCTACACAAGTATTCCCCGACACTGCGTTTAAGGTAGACTACATCCTAGATGGCTTGGCCGTCATGTTCCTCGGCGGCGCGGGCACCGTCACCGGCGCAATCGCCGGGGGACTCCTCTACGTCCCTCTGAGGCTTTTCGTCGGGCAGTTCTTCCCGAACTACCAGTCGTTGGTGACCCCATTATTGGTGTTGCTGTTGGTGTTGTTCGCGCCTAGGGGAATAATAGGTGAGCTGAGGACGCGTTTGCCCCTCAAGCTTAGGGACTGGGTGCCATGA
- a CDS encoding ABC transporter ATP-binding protein, with protein MKLLVVENVTKKFGGLVALNGVSFEVDRGEFVAIVGPNGSGKTTLLNVINGVYKPDGGRVLFEGRDITNLPAYARAKLGMSRAFQVPRPFPELTVLENVIVGAVFNGGYDLHKAREVAREVVDYVGLGRRANELAGRLTFNELRLLELARALAGRPKLLMLDEVMAGLNPGEIDNMTKLIRKIVEEKGISALSLVEHRMKAVVQLAHRVVVMHQGRVIAEGPPNIALNNPVVVEIYLGKPWR; from the coding sequence ATGAAGCTACTCGTGGTAGAGAACGTGACCAAGAAGTTCGGGGGCCTCGTTGCGTTAAACGGAGTGAGTTTCGAAGTGGATCGGGGGGAGTTCGTGGCTATCGTGGGCCCCAACGGCTCCGGCAAAACCACGCTCCTGAACGTCATCAACGGCGTCTATAAGCCAGACGGAGGAAGAGTTCTATTCGAGGGCCGCGATATAACCAATCTGCCGGCGTATGCCCGGGCCAAGCTAGGCATGTCGAGGGCTTTCCAAGTCCCCAGACCGTTTCCGGAGCTCACAGTATTGGAGAACGTTATCGTGGGCGCCGTCTTCAACGGCGGTTACGATCTCCATAAGGCGAGGGAGGTCGCCAGAGAGGTCGTCGACTATGTCGGGCTCGGCAGAAGGGCCAACGAGCTGGCTGGCAGGCTCACTTTCAACGAATTGCGGCTTCTAGAGCTTGCCAGAGCCCTGGCGGGGAGGCCCAAACTCTTGATGCTGGACGAGGTCATGGCCGGCCTCAACCCCGGCGAGATCGATAATATGACCAAGCTGATTAGGAAGATAGTCGAGGAGAAGGGCATCTCGGCCCTATCCCTCGTGGAGCACAGAATGAAGGCCGTAGTGCAACTGGCCCATAGAGTCGTCGTAATGCACCAAGGCAGAGTTATAGCGGAGGGGCCGCCCAATATCGCCCTCAACAATCCGGTAGTGGTGGAGATATATCTGGGGAAGCCATGGCGTTGA
- a CDS encoding ABC transporter ATP-binding protein, which yields MALRVEELSSGYGKVQVLFDISLEANDKSITALIGPNGAGKTTTLLSIMGVVKPWRGRITFNGNDVTYMPPHKKVELGIVLVPEGRRLFPNMTVEENLIMGAYIKRARQHLHDSLDYVYTLFPRLKERRKQKAGTLSGGEQQMLAIARALMSRPSLLLVDEPSAGLAPKVVSELLETFKQIKENITIVLVEQNVSAALAVADTGYVLENGKIVLSGPAADLLESDHVKKAYLGV from the coding sequence ATGGCGTTGAGGGTCGAGGAGCTGAGCTCCGGATACGGGAAGGTGCAGGTGCTGTTCGATATATCTCTTGAGGCGAACGACAAGAGCATAACCGCGCTTATAGGGCCTAACGGCGCCGGGAAGACGACTACTCTTCTCTCGATAATGGGCGTAGTCAAGCCGTGGAGGGGGCGCATCACGTTCAACGGCAACGATGTGACCTACATGCCGCCCCATAAGAAGGTCGAGCTCGGGATAGTCCTCGTCCCCGAGGGGAGGAGGCTGTTCCCCAACATGACGGTTGAGGAAAACCTCATCATGGGCGCCTATATTAAGCGAGCTCGACAACACCTGCACGATTCGCTGGACTATGTCTACACGCTCTTCCCGAGGCTGAAAGAACGGAGGAAACAAAAGGCGGGAACTCTCAGCGGGGGCGAGCAACAGATGCTGGCTATCGCCAGAGCGCTGATGTCCAGGCCCAGCCTGCTCCTCGTTGACGAGCCTTCGGCGGGTCTGGCCCCCAAGGTGGTGTCGGAGCTCTTGGAAACCTTCAAACAGATAAAGGAGAACATCACGATAGTGTTGGTCGAACAGAACGTATCCGCGGCGCTGGCCGTAGCCGATACGGGATATGTGCTAGAGAATGGAAAAATAGTCTTGTCAGGCCCAGCCGCCGATCTTCTCGAATCCGATCACGTGAAAAAGGCCTACTTAGGCGTTTAG